The genomic region AGGGTCACCGTGGCTGCCGACTACAAGAGCACCGTCAACCTCCCGCGCACCGACTTCCCCATGAAGGCCAACCTGCCGCAGCGGGAGCCGGAGATCCTGCGCGACTGGGAGGAGCGGCGGGTCTTCGAGAAGCTCGTCGAGCAGAACGTCGCCCGGGGCGCGCCGCGGTTCGTCTTCCACGACGGCCCGCCGTACGCCAACGGCGACATCCACATGGGCCACGCGCTCAACAAGGTCCTCAAGGACGTCATCGCCAAGTACCGCAACATGAAGGGCGAGGCGTGCGACTACCTGCACGGCTCCGACTGCCACGGCCTGCCCATCGAGCTCAAGGTGGACAAGGAGCTCGGCCCCAAGAAGCGCGACATGGACAAGCCGGCGATCATCGCCGCCTGCCGCGCCTACGCGAAGAAGTGGATCAAGAAGCAGAACGAGCAGTTCCGCCGGCTCGGGCTCATGGGGCGCTGGGAGGGGTACGCCACCATGAACCCGCCCTACGAGGCGGAGATCGTCCGCACCTTCGCGCGGGCCGCCGAGAAGGGCTACCTGTTCCGCGGCAAGAAGCCGGTCTACTGGTGCATCACCGACCGGACCGCGCTGGCCGAGGCCGAGGTGGAGTACGAGGAGCACACCTCGCCCTCGATCCACGTCGCCTTCGACCTCCTCTCGCCCCTCCCCGACCCGAAGCTCGCTGGCAAGCCGGCGCGCCTCGTCATCTGGACCACCACCCCCTGGACCCTGCCCGCCAACCTCGCGGTCTCGGCCCACCCCGACTTCACCTACGTCGCCTACCAGCTCGGCGCGCAGGTGGTGGTGGTCGCGAAGGACCTCCTCCCCGCCTTCCTCGCGGCCTGCGCGCCCGAGGAGCTGAAGCTCGCCGACGCCCCCACGCCCCACACCCCGGCGGCGCACGAGGCGGCGACCGGCGGCGGCGGCGCCGTGGCCGCCGCGGCCCTGGCCCACCCGGAGCGGATCCTCGCCCACTTCGACGGCAAGGCGCTCGAGGGGCTCGAGTACCAGCACCCCTTCATCGACCGGCGCTGCCCGGTGATCCTGGGCGAGCACGTCACCCTCGAGGCCGGCACCGGCCTCGTCCACACCGCCCCCGGCCACGGCCAGGAGGACTACCAGGTCGGCCTGAAGTACGGGCTCGCGGTGCTCAACCCGGTGGACGGCGCCGGGCGCTTCACCGCCGAGGCCGGCAAGTACGCGGGCCAGAAGATCTTCGAGGCGAACCCGGTCATCGTGGCCGACCTCGCCGCGTCGGGCCACCTGCTCTCGAACCCCAAGGCCTCGCTCCGCCACAGCTACCCGCACTGCTGGCGCTGCCACCACCCGGTGGTCTTCCGCGCGACCGACCAGTGGTTCCTCTCGCTCGAGCACGACGAGCTCCGCCGCCGCACGCTCGAGGAGATCGACCGCGTGCGCTGGATCCCGAGCTGGGGGCGCGAGCGCATCTACTCGATGATCCAGAACCGCCCGGACTGGTGCCTCTCGCGCCAGCGCACCTGGGGCGTGCCCATCCCTGTCTTCTACTGCGACGGCTGCGACGAGCCGCTCGTCTCGCCGGCGGTGATGGGCCGGGTCGCCGAGGCCTTCGAGACCGAGGGCATCGAGGCCTGGTACCGCCACGCGCCGGCCGACTTCACCGGCGACGCGAAGTGCGCCAAGTGCGGCGGGACCCACTTCCGCCGCGAGCAGGACATCCTCGACGTCTGGTGGGACTCGGGCGTCTCCTGGGCGGCGGTGGCGGCGAAGACGCCGAGCATGGGCGTCCCGACCGACCTCTACCTCGAGGGCTCCGACCAGCACCGCGGCTGGTTCCACAGCTCGCTCCTCACCTCCATGGCCATCCGCGGCAACGCGCCGTACAAGGCGGTGCTCACCCACGGCTTCGTGGTGGACGGCCAGGGCAAGGCGATGTCGAAGAGCCTCGGCAACGGCATCCCGCCCGAGGACATCATCAAGAAGCACGGCGCCGAGGTGCTGCGGCTCTGGGTGGCGGCCTCCGACTACCGCGACGACGTGCGGCTCTCCGACGAGATCCTGAACGGCCTCGCCGAGGGCTACCGCAAGATCCGCAACACCCTCCGCTGGGCGCTCGGCAACCTCGAGGGCTTCGACCCGGCGCGCCACGCGCTGCCCGAGGCGGAGCTCCTGCCCATCGACCGCTGGGCGCTCTCGCGGCTCGCCGCCTGGGTGGAGAAGGTGACGCAGGCGTACGAGGACTACGAGTTCCACCTCGCCTACCACGCCACCATCCAGTTCTGCGCCGTGGAGCTGTCGGCCTTCTACTTCGACGTGATCAAGGACCGGCTCTACACCGCCAAGGCCGACGGCCCGGCGCGGCGGAGCGCCCAGACCGCGCTCCACGCGGTCGCGAGCGACCTCGTGCGGCTGCTCGCCCCCATCCTCTCCTTCACCGCGAGCGAGGCCTGGGGCCACCTCCCGGGCGAGAAGGCCGAGACGGTCTTCCTCGCCGGGCTCCCGAAGCGGGCCCGCCCCCAGGGCGCCGAGGCGCTCGAGGCGCGCTACGCGAAGCTCGCCGAGGTGCGCGCCGCCGTGCAGAAGGCGCTCGAGGAGGAGCGGAAGCAGAAGAAGATCGGCTCCGGCCTGGAGGCCATGGTCACCGTGACCGCCGAGGGGGAGCAACTCGCGCTCCTGCGCGAGGCGGCGGCCGAGCTCCCCACCCTCTTCATCGTGTCCAAGGTGGCGCTCGCCGAGGGGCCGTTCGCGGTGGCGGTCGCGCCGGCCCCCGGACGGAAGTGCGCCCGCTGCTGGGTCTACGCCGAGGACGTGGGCGCGAGCCCGGCCCACCCCGAGGTCTGCGGCAAGTGCGCCGCGGCGCTGGCATGAGGCTCGCCCCCAAGTGGCGGCTGCTCCTGGCGCTGTTCCTCGCGCTGGTCACGGCCGATCAGGTGACGAAGTTCCTCGCGGTGGACCGGCTCACCACCGCCTTCGACCGCGCCGGCGCGCACGGCCTCGGCGAGAAGGTGGCGGCGTTCTACGCCCTCGAGCACCTCGAGCCGTACGCGACGGCGCCCTTCTACGTCTGGTCTCCGGTCTGGCGGATGAACTACGTGGAGAACCCGGGCGCGGCCTGGGGGCTCTTCCGCGGGCTCTCCGACGGCGTGCGGAACGCCTTCTTCACCGTGGTCTCGCTCGGCGCGGTGGCGTTCATCCTCCACTACTACCGGCGGCTGCGGGAGGAGCAGCGCTACCTGCAGCTCGCCATGTCCCTCGTGCTCGCGGGCGCGGTCGGGAACTTCATCGACCGCATCGCGCGCCGGTACGTCATCGACTTCGTCGAGTGGTACTGGTGGAACCGGCCGGACATCCGCTGGCCCACCTTCAACGTGGCCGACTCGCTCATCGTGGTGGGGGTGGCGCTCCTGATGCTGCAGCCCTCGCGCCCGGCCGATCGGCCCGACCCCGTCTAGGACCATGCTCCCCATCCTCTTCACCCTGACCCTCCCGGGCCCGGCCGCGCTGGCGCTGGCCCTCGCCGCCGTGGTGGCGCTCGCCGTCGCGCGGGCCGTGAGCTACCGGCGCGAGTCGGCGAAGGGGCGCGTCGCCGTCTCCTTCGGCGCGGCGCTCTGGGACGACAAGCTCACCCTCGGGCTCCTCCTCGCCGGCCTCGGCGCGGCCTGGCGCGCCGGCCTCTTCGACGGTCCGGTGCGGCTGCCGCTCCACACCTACGGCCTCGCCATGGCGACCGCCTTCCTGGTGGCCATCCACGTCGCGCAGCGGCTCGCCCGGGCCGACGGGCTCGACCCGGATCGCGTGAGCGACCTCGCCTTCTGGCTCATCGTGGCCGCGCTGGTCGGCAGCCGGCTCTACTTCATCGCCGTGAACTGGGACGAGTACGTCGGGCCGGGCGCCGGGGTGGCGACCCCGCTCGGGCGCCTGCCGCGCCTCCTCGCCATCTGGGAGGGCGGGCTCGTCTTCTACGGCGGCTTCCTCGGCGCGGTGGCGGCCAGCATCGTGTACCTGCGGCGCCACCGGATGCCGTTCCTCGCCTACGCCGACGCGCTCATCCCCTCGGTGGCGCTCGGCCACTTCTTCGGCCGGCTCGGCTGCTTCGCCGCCGGCTGCTGCTGGGGCGGCGTCTCGCACGGGCACGTCCCGTGGCTGACCCGCTTCCCGCCCGAGTCGCTCGCCTACCAGACCTTCGCGGCCCGGCCCAACGCGGCCGAGCTGCTCTCGCCCGATCGGCTGAGCACCCTCCCCGTCCACCCCACCCAGCTCTACGAGGCCTTCGGCGAGCTCGGCCTGTTCCTCCTGCTCGTCTTCGTGGTGCGGCCGCGGCGCCGCTTCACCGGGCAGGTGCTCGCGAGCTGGCTGCTCGCCTACGCGGTGCTGCGGTCCCTGGTGGAGGTCTTCCGGGGCGACGTGGAGCGCGGGCTCGTGGCCGGCTTCGGCGTGGGGCAGTGGACGTCGCTCCTCATCTTCGCGGCGGGGGCCGCCCTCTTCGCCTGGGGCCGGCGGCAGGCCGGCGCGGCGGCCCGGCCGGCGGCGATTTGATCGCCGGGTCCCGGCGCCGCTAGACTCGCAGGCGCGTGACCCGTCCTCCCAACGGCCCGCCGGGCGGTCCCGGCGCTCCCGGCGACCGCGCCCGCGACCAGAGCGCGGGCGAGGCGCTCTCCGACGAGTGCGACCAGGTCGAGCGCGACATGGACGAGCTCCGGGCGCGCTACGAGCTCTACTTCCTCGGCGTGGAGCGGGTCGAGCCGGTGCGCGATCGCGCCGTGCTGAAGCAGCAGGTGAACCGGCTGCTCACGGCCTTCACGCGCAACGCCGGCCTGCGCTTCCGGGTCCAGGCGCTGCACGCGCGCTTCATCTCCTACGAGCGGCTCTGGATGCGGAACTCCCGCGAGCGCGAGGAGGGCACGTACCGGCGCGACCTCTACAAGGCGCGGCGCCGCGCCGGGCGCGATCCTGCGGGCGGGTCGAGGCCGGCCCGCGCCGGCGCCCCTGCCCCCGCCGCGCCCGGCAGCGACGCGGCGCCGGAGAGCGCCGTCGCTCCCGCGGGAGCGGCCGAGCCGGGCCCGCCGGCCGCGCTCACGGCCGCCGCGACCGGGTCGCCCCGCCCCGCTCCCCCTGCCCCTCCGATCCGCCCGCCCGGCATGGCGCCCCCCGCGCTCGCACGGCCGCCGCCAGGCGCCGGAGAGGATCCGCGGGTGCGCGCGCTCTACGACGCCTACGTGGACGCGAAGCGGCGCTGCAACGAGGACGTGTCGCGCATCACCTACGACGCCGTGGCGCGCACCGTCGCCCAGCAGACGCCGCAGCTGCGCGAGCGGCTCAAGGCGAAGGACATCGACTTCAAGGTCGTGATCCAGGACGGGCGGGCCGTGCTGAAGGCCGTGCCGAAGGGCTGAGATACCGTCACGCCGGCGCACGCGGGGCGCGGGGCGACGCCCGAGCGGCCCCGGCACACCGGCGCGGCGCGGGGGTGCGCTTCGGCGGCGGCAGAGACCGGCCTCGGCCCGCGCGGCTCGACCCGGCTCGATCCCGGCCACCCCCCGGGGCGCTGCCGCGCGGTCGTCCGGTGCCCAGCCTTTGCTCGCGAGCGGCCCGGGAGAGCGCGGGCGCGAGGGAGGTGTCCGTGGGAGGGCGCTTGGCCTGGTTGGCGGCCGTCTGCCTGGTCGCCGGGTGGGTGGCGACGCGGGGCGCGGCGGCGGCGGAGCTGTCGAGGCTGACCGTGCCTCCCGCCGAGGCGGCCGGCGCGCTCGCGCGCGACGCCGAGGACGGGAGGCGGCTCGGGGCGCAGGTGGCCGCGCTGCAGGAGCGGCTCCTCGCCGACGGGGCGCGCGTGCGCTTCTGGCGCGAGCTGCAGGCGCGCCACGAGGGCGTGACCTCGGTGACCTGCGCCAACCTCGCGAGCCACGCCGAGGCGATGGCGCGCGGCGAGGGCCGGCGGCGCGCCGTCGAGCCGCGCCGCAGGCTCGCGACCGCGAAGTTCGAGCCGAGCGCGCGCTGAGGCGCCGCCTCCGGGGCGGCCCGCGCGGCGCGCCCCTTTCCATTTGCGTTCCGCCCCTCATCGATCGTAAAAGACCGGACCTCGGCGGGCCCCTCGGGGCCCGCGGACGGCCGGAGCCCGGGTAGCTCAGTCGGTAGAGCAGGGGACTGAAAATCCCCGTGTCGGTGGTTCGATTCCGCCCCCGGGCACCACTTTATCTGAGCTCGTACAGTGGCCCATCAGACCCAAGGTCTGGTGGGCTTTCGGTTTTTCGGGCGGTCGTGGACCAGAGGCGGGAGGGCGGGTCCGCAAGGGGGGCGAGCACCTGGGCTGATGGAGGGCGGCCCGGCCGCGTCGCGCCGTCATCGCTGCACGCATGACGGGGGATGCGGCCAGGTCAACACCTCGACCGCGGTCCGACGAACGAGGTCGACTGCGTAGGTGTGATTCCGCTCGTTGGTCACGATCAGCCTGTCGCCCTCGATTCGGGCTGAGTTGATGGCGACGTCTTGAACGTCGCCCTCCATGCGAGGGTTCAACCATACTTCGTAGAGTTGGATGGACCAGAGGAGCGCGTTCGTCTTCTCGTCCCGGGCCTGGACCAGCCCGCTCTTGATCCAGGTGCCATCGTCGTCGGTGAAGTGCGGGAAGACGTACCTGACCCCTGCTTGGATCACGGGTGGCACTTTCTTCGGGACCGCGCGCTTTGCGTGGGCGGCTGTCGGCGGCAGGAGAGCGAGGAACAGCACGAGACCAAGAGCGAGTCGCATGTCATTCCCCCTGCGAAGCTGGCGAAGCGCGATCAACGGCACACCTCTGCGCAGGCGTCAATGGGCGTCGGACTCGCGAACCAACCAACATCGGCTCCGGGGAGAGGGCATGCACGACCGGCTGCCGCTCGTCGCTGTTGGCGCACGCACGGCGATCCCGTCGGGGCGAACCGAGCGAGGTGTGCGGGTGCTCGCGAAAGGTTTCTCCGCGCTCGCCCCTTCGGTCACTGTACAACGTCTCGGGACGGCCCCGCGGCGTTGAACCGGCATCGGCCAACCCGAAGCGTACGCCTCGCGTGCGCGGCGACACTCAGGGGGACCGGATGCGCGCCTGCCATCGCCTGACATGCCTGTTGCTGGCGGCGCTCCTGGCTTGCGGTGGGAGTGCGCCGAAGGACGAGCTTGGAACGGCGTCGCGCGAGGTACGCGACCGCCTGTGTGCGGCCGCGTGGAGCGGCTACACGGGGCACTGGGTCTACTACGGTTCGCTCGCGAGCTGTGGGGGGAGCGACCCCGACGACTGTGGGGAGCTCCAGTGCACCAACACGGAGTGGAGCAACTACTGCACCGACTATAATTGCCCGGCTGGCTACACGTGCACTCTTGGCAGCCAGACGCTGGTGGGCCCCACCACGTATCACTACTGCAACTGCATCAAGGTTCAGAACAGCGTCACCCCGGTGATGATCCCCGACGGCACGCCGTGCGCCAATCTCTCGGGCACCTGCCAGCGCGGCGCTTGCGTCCGGTGACGCCTGCCGGTTGCGACCGGGGTGCTCCTCTCCTCGCCGGGCCCCTCGGGGCCCGCGGCAAGCAGGAGCCCGGGTGGCGCGGCCGGCGCCGCTTCGATGGTGTGCTCCGCCCCCCTCGACCAGGGGACATGCGCGCCCCCTTTCCGTGGCAACCCTTGTGACCGCCCCCGTGTTGGACTAACCAGACAGGAGACTCCCGCCCCGCCCACCTCGGGCCGAGAGGGCCCCGGATGGCACCCAGCCCGCGCCTTCCATCCAGTTCCTACCCCGGCCTCGACGAGGCGCTGGCCGCGAGGCTGACGGGGCCGGCCGACGATGCGGGCCCTTCCGGCGCGAGCGGACTGCGCCCGGAGGTCTGGATCCCGCTCCTGTACCTGGCGCTCTCCGGCGCCTGGATCTCCTTCTCGGACCACCTGGTCGCGGCGGCGGCGCGCACCTCCGAGGAGTACGCGCAGTGGTCCACCTGGAAGGGGCTCGGCTTCACGGTCGTGACGGCCCTGCTCCTCCACGCCGGAATGCGCTGGGCGCTCGAGCGGCAGCGGCGCGCCCAGCAGCAGGTGGTCCTGCGCGAGGCGCTCCTGCGCGCCATCACCGACGCGCTCGCCGACCCGGTCTTCGTGAAGGACCGCGCGGGCAACTTCGTCTTCGCCAACCCGGCCACGCTCTCCACCCTGGGCAGGCGGCCCGAGGAGGTGCTGGGGAGGAGCGATCGCCAGATCCACGGGGACGCGGCCGTGGGCGAGGCGGTCATGGCCCACGATCGGCGGATCGTCGCCACCGGCCAGCCGGAGGCGCTGGAGGAGTGGCTGGAGACGCCGCGCGGCCGGCGCTTGCACCTCACCACCCGCTCGCCGTTCCGGGACGCCGCGCGCGAGATCGTCGGCGTGGTCGGCGTCTCGCGCGACATCACGGAGCGCAAGAAGGCCGAGGAGCAGCTCCTGCAGTCCCAGAAGCTCGAGAGCATCGGGCGGCTCGCGGGCGGCGTGGCGCACGACTTCAACAACCTCCTCACGGCGATCCTGGCCTGCAGCGCGTCCCTGAAGGAGGACCTGGCCCGCGGGGCGGCGGCGCAGCCGGAGGACGTGGAGGAGATCCTGGCCGCCGGCGAGCGCGCCCGCGACCTCACGCGCCAGCTCCTCGCCTTCGCCCGCAAGCAGGTCATCGCGCCGGTGGCGCTCGATCTCAACGCGGTCGTGCGCGGGATGCAGAAGCTCCTCGACCGGCTGCTCGGAGAGGACGTCGAGCTGCGGGTGAAGCTGCAGCCCGGCCTGTGGACCCTGCACGCCGACCCCGGGCAGGTGGAGCAGGTGATCCTGAACCTGGTGGTCAACGCCCGGGACGCGATGCCGCGCGGAGGGGTGCTCGAGCTCGAGACCCGCAACGCCACGGAGGAGCCGGCGCAGGACCCCGAGCGCATGCCGGGGGAGTGGGTGCGGCTCGCGGTCCGCGACTCGGGCGAGGGGATGTCCCCCGAGGTGCGGGCGCACCTCTTCGAGCCGTTCTTCACGACGAAGGACCCGGGGAAGGGGACCGGGCTCGGGCTCGCCACGGTCTACGGCATCGTCCAGCAGGCCGGGGGCCACGCGCACGTGCAGACGGAGCTGGGCCGTGGCACCTGCTTCGAGCTCTGCTTCCCGCGCGTCATCGCCGCCG from Anaeromyxobacter paludicola harbors:
- a CDS encoding isoleucine--tRNA ligase, with product MKANLPQREPEILRDWEERRVFEKLVEQNVARGAPRFVFHDGPPYANGDIHMGHALNKVLKDVIAKYRNMKGEACDYLHGSDCHGLPIELKVDKELGPKKRDMDKPAIIAACRAYAKKWIKKQNEQFRRLGLMGRWEGYATMNPPYEAEIVRTFARAAEKGYLFRGKKPVYWCITDRTALAEAEVEYEEHTSPSIHVAFDLLSPLPDPKLAGKPARLVIWTTTPWTLPANLAVSAHPDFTYVAYQLGAQVVVVAKDLLPAFLAACAPEELKLADAPTPHTPAAHEAATGGGGAVAAAALAHPERILAHFDGKALEGLEYQHPFIDRRCPVILGEHVTLEAGTGLVHTAPGHGQEDYQVGLKYGLAVLNPVDGAGRFTAEAGKYAGQKIFEANPVIVADLAASGHLLSNPKASLRHSYPHCWRCHHPVVFRATDQWFLSLEHDELRRRTLEEIDRVRWIPSWGRERIYSMIQNRPDWCLSRQRTWGVPIPVFYCDGCDEPLVSPAVMGRVAEAFETEGIEAWYRHAPADFTGDAKCAKCGGTHFRREQDILDVWWDSGVSWAAVAAKTPSMGVPTDLYLEGSDQHRGWFHSSLLTSMAIRGNAPYKAVLTHGFVVDGQGKAMSKSLGNGIPPEDIIKKHGAEVLRLWVAASDYRDDVRLSDEILNGLAEGYRKIRNTLRWALGNLEGFDPARHALPEAELLPIDRWALSRLAAWVEKVTQAYEDYEFHLAYHATIQFCAVELSAFYFDVIKDRLYTAKADGPARRSAQTALHAVASDLVRLLAPILSFTASEAWGHLPGEKAETVFLAGLPKRARPQGAEALEARYAKLAEVRAAVQKALEEERKQKKIGSGLEAMVTVTAEGEQLALLREAAAELPTLFIVSKVALAEGPFAVAVAPAPGRKCARCWVYAEDVGASPAHPEVCGKCAAALA
- the lspA gene encoding signal peptidase II, whose amino-acid sequence is MRLAPKWRLLLALFLALVTADQVTKFLAVDRLTTAFDRAGAHGLGEKVAAFYALEHLEPYATAPFYVWSPVWRMNYVENPGAAWGLFRGLSDGVRNAFFTVVSLGAVAFILHYYRRLREEQRYLQLAMSLVLAGAVGNFIDRIARRYVIDFVEWYWWNRPDIRWPTFNVADSLIVVGVALLMLQPSRPADRPDPV
- the lgt gene encoding prolipoprotein diacylglyceryl transferase, producing the protein MLPILFTLTLPGPAALALALAAVVALAVARAVSYRRESAKGRVAVSFGAALWDDKLTLGLLLAGLGAAWRAGLFDGPVRLPLHTYGLAMATAFLVAIHVAQRLARADGLDPDRVSDLAFWLIVAALVGSRLYFIAVNWDEYVGPGAGVATPLGRLPRLLAIWEGGLVFYGGFLGAVAASIVYLRRHRMPFLAYADALIPSVALGHFFGRLGCFAAGCCWGGVSHGHVPWLTRFPPESLAYQTFAARPNAAELLSPDRLSTLPVHPTQLYEAFGELGLFLLLVFVVRPRRRFTGQVLASWLLAYAVLRSLVEVFRGDVERGLVAGFGVGQWTSLLIFAAGAALFAWGRRQAGAAARPAAI
- a CDS encoding MXAN_5187 C-terminal domain-containing protein; this encodes MTRPPNGPPGGPGAPGDRARDQSAGEALSDECDQVERDMDELRARYELYFLGVERVEPVRDRAVLKQQVNRLLTAFTRNAGLRFRVQALHARFISYERLWMRNSREREEGTYRRDLYKARRRAGRDPAGGSRPARAGAPAPAAPGSDAAPESAVAPAGAAEPGPPAALTAAATGSPRPAPPAPPIRPPGMAPPALARPPPGAGEDPRVRALYDAYVDAKRRCNEDVSRITYDAVARTVAQQTPQLRERLKAKDIDFKVVIQDGRAVLKAVPKG
- a CDS encoding ATP-binding protein produces the protein MAPSPRLPSSSYPGLDEALAARLTGPADDAGPSGASGLRPEVWIPLLYLALSGAWISFSDHLVAAAARTSEEYAQWSTWKGLGFTVVTALLLHAGMRWALERQRRAQQQVVLREALLRAITDALADPVFVKDRAGNFVFANPATLSTLGRRPEEVLGRSDRQIHGDAAVGEAVMAHDRRIVATGQPEALEEWLETPRGRRLHLTTRSPFRDAAREIVGVVGVSRDITERKKAEEQLLQSQKLESIGRLAGGVAHDFNNLLTAILACSASLKEDLARGAAAQPEDVEEILAAGERARDLTRQLLAFARKQVIAPVALDLNAVVRGMQKLLDRLLGEDVELRVKLQPGLWTLHADPGQVEQVILNLVVNARDAMPRGGVLELETRNATEEPAQDPERMPGEWVRLAVRDSGEGMSPEVRAHLFEPFFTTKDPGKGTGLGLATVYGIVQQAGGHAHVQTELGRGTCFELCFPRVIAAAPPYARPVAPQATGGKETVLVVEDEPQVRAVTVRVLRAAGYEVVAAADPREALALEWEEPGRLRLLVTDVVMPGMDGRALAQELRRRHSGLKVLFVSGYPQEIIAERGVLEPGIDFLEKPFTGPGLLSRVRAVLDAG